One stretch of Saccharomonospora xinjiangensis XJ-54 DNA includes these proteins:
- a CDS encoding FecCD family ABC transporter permease yields MSPTRSPSRAHPASATATPSGNNSFTTGRSPRRHALTIAALVAVLVLATLLSLAYGVHPVPPGEVWRALTQPTGGEHDIIVRSLRGPRTVLGILAGIALGIGGALMQGHTRNPIADPGILGVNQGAAFGIVCAITVFGVGSLTGFVWFGFAGALVAATVVFLFGSTGRRGSAPVTLALAGAAVSALLSGLTAALVLGNRQGMEVFRFWQVGSLAGRDYDIVLQVLPFLVAGLVLALANTPGLNTLALGDDVATALGRKPGRTRALGIAAITLLVGAAVAACGPIAFVGLIVPHVARTLSGADYRRLVPVAGLLGAILLLLADVAGRLVSGDSLEVGVLCAVLGAPVFIHLVRGKGLRKL; encoded by the coding sequence ATGAGCCCGACACGGTCGCCCTCGCGGGCACACCCCGCGAGCGCCACGGCAACGCCGTCCGGCAACAACAGCTTCACCACCGGCCGCTCCCCGCGCAGGCACGCACTGACCATCGCCGCGCTCGTGGCGGTCCTCGTTCTCGCCACGCTGCTCAGCCTCGCCTACGGCGTTCACCCCGTGCCACCTGGTGAGGTTTGGCGCGCGCTGACCCAGCCCACCGGAGGCGAGCACGACATCATCGTGCGATCGCTACGCGGGCCGCGAACCGTGCTCGGCATCCTCGCCGGGATCGCGCTCGGCATCGGTGGTGCGCTCATGCAGGGCCACACCCGCAACCCCATCGCGGACCCCGGCATCCTCGGCGTCAACCAGGGTGCCGCGTTCGGCATCGTCTGCGCCATCACGGTGTTCGGCGTCGGCTCGCTGACCGGGTTCGTGTGGTTCGGCTTCGCAGGCGCCCTCGTGGCGGCCACCGTGGTCTTCCTGTTCGGCAGTACCGGACGCAGAGGCTCGGCACCGGTCACGCTCGCATTGGCCGGAGCCGCGGTGAGCGCGTTGCTCTCCGGCCTCACAGCGGCACTCGTCCTCGGCAACCGCCAGGGCATGGAGGTGTTCCGGTTCTGGCAGGTGGGCTCGCTCGCGGGGCGGGATTACGACATCGTCCTGCAAGTACTGCCGTTCCTCGTCGCGGGACTCGTCCTCGCGCTGGCCAACACCCCCGGACTGAACACCCTCGCGCTGGGCGACGACGTGGCCACCGCACTCGGCCGCAAGCCGGGACGGACGAGAGCGCTGGGAATCGCGGCCATCACGCTTCTCGTGGGCGCCGCGGTGGCCGCGTGCGGGCCCATCGCCTTCGTGGGACTCATCGTTCCGCACGTCGCGCGCACTCTGAGCGGCGCCGACTACCGCAGGCTCGTGCCTGTGGCCGGGCTCCTCGGTGCGATCCTGCTGCTGCTGGCCGACGTCGCGGGCAGGCTCGTCTCCGGGGACAGCCTCGAGGTCGGCGTCCTGTGCGCGGTCCTCGGCGCGCCCGTGTTCATCCACCTGGTTCGCGGGAAGGGGCTTCGGAAGCTGTGA
- a CDS encoding ABC transporter substrate-binding protein → MIRLSLSRRRSARATALTALTTSLVVFASTALAACSPPAEQPSEGGSGGDGFPRTVSHAMGETAIDTRPETVAALDSSFVDAALALETKVVAYTKYPASDTPPDYLGDDVGFLSDARVVGDLASPDVEALYDIAPDLVVSAKVRHESIYNELSNVAPTVFSETTGATWKDNIRLLAEALGKEDLAERKIADYERRAEAIGKAIEEKEGGMPTYSLVRFVEGEPTVRLYTPESFPGIVASDVGLRRPEGQPSGGSGIAVELSQEQIGQLDADHIWVSSYVDDTQKAENPRSAFESNPLWDTLSGEISEVSDQTWYVSVSLQGAHAMLDDIAERFGVDPARE, encoded by the coding sequence ATGATCCGCCTGTCCCTATCACGGCGTCGCTCGGCAAGGGCGACGGCACTGACAGCGCTGACCACCTCGCTGGTCGTGTTCGCCTCCACCGCCCTCGCCGCGTGCTCTCCGCCTGCCGAGCAGCCTTCCGAGGGCGGTAGCGGCGGCGACGGTTTCCCGCGCACCGTGTCCCACGCCATGGGGGAGACGGCGATCGACACGCGGCCGGAGACGGTGGCCGCGCTCGACTCCAGTTTCGTCGATGCGGCATTGGCGCTGGAGACGAAGGTTGTCGCGTACACGAAGTACCCCGCGTCGGACACTCCGCCGGACTATCTCGGTGACGACGTCGGGTTCCTCTCGGACGCACGCGTCGTCGGCGATCTGGCGAGCCCGGACGTCGAGGCGCTCTACGACATCGCGCCCGACCTCGTCGTCTCGGCGAAGGTCCGCCACGAATCAATCTACAATGAACTGTCCAATGTGGCGCCTACTGTGTTCAGTGAGACAACGGGCGCGACGTGGAAGGACAACATCAGGCTGCTGGCCGAGGCGCTGGGCAAGGAGGACCTCGCCGAACGCAAGATCGCCGACTACGAGCGAAGGGCCGAGGCCATCGGCAAGGCCATCGAGGAGAAGGAAGGCGGCATGCCCACCTACTCCCTCGTGCGGTTCGTCGAAGGTGAGCCGACCGTGCGGCTCTACACCCCGGAGTCCTTCCCCGGCATCGTCGCCTCCGACGTCGGCCTGCGGAGGCCGGAGGGGCAGCCGAGTGGCGGGTCGGGGATCGCCGTCGAGCTGAGCCAGGAACAGATCGGGCAGCTCGACGCCGACCACATCTGGGTTTCGAGCTACGTTGACGACACCCAGAAAGCGGAGAACCCGAGGTCGGCATTCGAGTCGAACCCGCTGTGGGACACGCTCTCCGGAGAGATCAGCGAGGTCAGCGACCAGACCTGGTATGTGTCGGTGAGTCTTCAGGGCGCCCACGCGATGCTCGACGACATCGCGGAGCGATTCGGTGTCGATCCCGCGCGGGAGTAG
- a CDS encoding MFS transporter, which produces MLVLVACVAQFLVVLDVSIVNVALPSMEVALGLDKAGAQWVVNAYVLVFAGFLLVGGRLADLLGLRGVFLAGLVVFTAASLIGGAATDAAVVIASRAGQGLGAAVLAPATVTMLTTTVPEGPRRHRALAVWTAVGLAGGTMGNLVGGLLTEFLSWRWVFLGNVPAGILALLLGLRALPRGHTPRRRRPVDLPGAVLATSGLSALAYAVVRWGSPGGNSPSTWVALAVAAGAFAAFAVVEVRFARVPLLPPSLLGIRSVVRGNVVLLLVGACLNPMWYFLTFTMRDVLGFGPLLTGLGFLPHTVLTIVVGVWLTPKLMRVVEPRTLVVTGAAVAAAGFAWQSGLDAGTEYLAGILGPAILISLGGGLLNTPVTVLATSGVPADDAGAASGLLNTTKQVGGALGLAALVAVSGSASHGGTPIAEGYALAFLIMAVLLVATACYALLLPRSVSVATAGGVRARVADDRRG; this is translated from the coding sequence ATGCTTGTGCTTGTCGCCTGCGTGGCGCAGTTCCTCGTGGTGCTCGACGTCTCGATCGTCAACGTGGCACTGCCCTCGATGGAGGTGGCGCTCGGGCTCGACAAGGCGGGCGCTCAGTGGGTCGTCAATGCCTACGTGCTGGTGTTCGCCGGGTTCCTGCTGGTCGGTGGGCGTCTTGCCGACCTTCTCGGGCTGCGCGGGGTCTTCCTCGCGGGGCTCGTCGTGTTCACGGCGGCGAGTCTGATTGGCGGTGCGGCCACCGACGCGGCGGTCGTCATCGCCTCCCGCGCAGGCCAGGGCCTGGGTGCCGCGGTGCTCGCCCCGGCAACGGTCACCATGCTCACCACCACCGTTCCCGAAGGGCCACGGCGTCATCGCGCACTCGCGGTCTGGACCGCGGTCGGCCTGGCTGGCGGCACCATGGGAAACCTCGTCGGCGGACTGCTGACGGAGTTCCTGTCCTGGCGGTGGGTGTTCCTCGGCAACGTGCCGGCCGGGATCCTCGCGCTGCTGCTCGGCCTGCGCGCTCTGCCGCGCGGTCACACGCCGCGCCGTCGCCGTCCCGTGGACCTTCCCGGCGCTGTGCTGGCCACCTCGGGGCTTTCCGCCCTCGCGTACGCCGTCGTCCGCTGGGGCTCGCCCGGCGGGAACTCGCCGTCCACCTGGGTGGCACTGGCCGTCGCCGCAGGCGCGTTCGCGGCGTTCGCCGTGGTGGAGGTGCGCTTCGCGCGGGTTCCGCTGCTTCCGCCGAGCCTCCTCGGCATCCGGTCCGTCGTGCGAGGCAACGTCGTGCTGCTGCTCGTGGGAGCCTGCCTCAATCCGATGTGGTACTTCCTGACGTTCACGATGCGGGACGTGCTCGGGTTCGGACCGCTGCTCACGGGGCTCGGCTTCCTTCCGCACACGGTGCTCACCATCGTCGTCGGTGTCTGGCTCACGCCGAAGCTGATGCGCGTGGTGGAGCCGCGCACGCTCGTGGTGACGGGCGCTGCGGTGGCCGCGGCCGGGTTCGCGTGGCAGAGCGGGCTCGACGCAGGCACCGAGTATCTAGCCGGCATCCTTGGGCCCGCGATTCTCATTTCCCTTGGCGGCGGGCTGCTCAACACTCCTGTCACAGTGCTGGCCACCAGCGGTGTGCCTGCCGACGACGCCGGTGCGGCGTCGGGGCTGCTCAACACCACCAAGCAGGTCGGAGGCGCACTGGGACTGGCCGCGCTGGTCGCCGTGTCCGGCTCGGCTTCGCACGGCGGCACACCGATCGCCGAAGGATACGCACTCGCTTTTCTGATCATGGCGGTGCTCCTGGTGGCCACCGCCTGCTATGCCCTGCTGCTGCCTCGCTCGGTCTCGGTCGCCACAGCGGGCGGAGTGCGGGCTCGCGTAGCCGATGATCGGCGTGGGTAG
- a CDS encoding TetR/AcrR family transcriptional regulator, with translation MPRRVDHGERRKQIIDALLRVVGRDGLTSVTMRAVAAEAGMSLRLVQYYFDTKALLLHAALRHLERRSHDRWTARLAALPSLPSARDRVEHFLLEALPTDEESRVFHLVWTSYAVLAMTDPELARLPFVAGPDRVERQLAEMLRVAESRGELAADSIPETEAARLVTLGHGLGTSVLVGQRSAEDATAVLRYHLDRVLPMPVREASPTSLSSPTEATDDETHATKPGTGTNPDPKARAAR, from the coding sequence ATGCCACGAAGAGTCGATCACGGCGAGCGCAGGAAGCAGATCATCGACGCGCTGCTGCGCGTCGTGGGGCGTGACGGTCTCACCTCGGTCACCATGCGCGCGGTCGCAGCAGAAGCCGGGATGTCGCTAAGGCTCGTGCAGTACTACTTCGACACCAAGGCCCTGCTCCTGCACGCCGCACTTCGACATCTGGAGCGGCGAAGCCATGACAGATGGACCGCCCGCCTCGCCGCACTGCCGTCCCTGCCCTCGGCCCGCGATCGTGTCGAGCACTTCCTCCTCGAAGCGCTGCCCACCGACGAGGAGAGCCGCGTCTTCCATTTGGTCTGGACCTCGTACGCCGTGCTCGCCATGACCGATCCCGAACTCGCTCGACTGCCTTTCGTGGCAGGGCCCGACCGTGTCGAACGGCAACTCGCCGAGATGTTGCGCGTGGCGGAGTCTCGCGGTGAACTCGCCGCAGACTCGATCCCGGAGACCGAGGCCGCACGACTGGTCACGCTCGGGCACGGCCTCGGCACAAGCGTGCTCGTGGGCCAGCGCAGCGCCGAGGACGCGACGGCGGTCCTCCGCTACCACCTCGACCGCGTGCTGCCGATGCCGGTGCGAGAAGCGAGCCCCACCTCCCTTTCCTCTCCCACCGAGGCGACCGACGACGAGACGCACGCCACGAAACCGGGCACCGGGACCAATCCCGATCCGAAGGCGCGAGCCGCGCGATGA
- a CDS encoding sensor histidine kinase yields the protein MKLDVAHGRAGHLHEAAVYRSDDELLSVLIPFLRQGLDAGDPVFVCLTPQRAELLRTAFADPDSVIFLDHCTGYRNPATAVKYFRELVDQHVRQGAGKVRLAGELDEPGSATPWGPWARYEAAVNHLLDDLPLWSLCMYDGRTTPATVLDDVLRTHPWLALPGGRHVPSTAFTDPPAFLSAHVPAPGEPGLRSKAPAVTLRATHPEQAREAAREAGRQAGLGETRLGELVLAVSESVTNALHHGRPPVWLRLWPEHRRVVATVTDAGEGPKDPYAGLTPLGPNRADGGLGLWIVHQVCDYVAMRRHEDGYTIVLVAGEHSR from the coding sequence ATGAAGCTCGACGTCGCACACGGGCGGGCCGGCCATCTCCACGAGGCGGCCGTCTACCGATCCGACGACGAACTGCTGTCCGTCCTGATCCCCTTCCTCCGGCAGGGACTCGACGCCGGAGATCCCGTCTTCGTCTGTTTGACACCGCAGCGGGCCGAACTGCTGCGCACGGCCTTCGCCGACCCGGATTCGGTGATCTTTCTCGATCACTGCACCGGGTACCGGAATCCGGCGACCGCGGTGAAGTACTTCCGCGAACTCGTTGACCAGCACGTGCGGCAAGGAGCGGGCAAGGTGCGCCTCGCAGGCGAACTCGACGAACCCGGCAGTGCGACACCGTGGGGACCGTGGGCGCGCTACGAGGCCGCCGTGAACCACCTGCTCGACGACCTACCGCTGTGGAGCTTGTGCATGTACGACGGGCGCACCACGCCAGCCACCGTCCTCGACGACGTCCTGCGCACACACCCGTGGCTGGCGCTGCCCGGCGGCAGGCACGTCCCCAGCACCGCCTTCACCGACCCGCCCGCGTTCCTCAGCGCACACGTGCCCGCCCCCGGCGAGCCCGGACTCCGATCGAAAGCCCCTGCCGTGACACTGCGGGCGACACATCCCGAACAGGCCAGGGAGGCCGCTCGGGAAGCGGGAAGGCAGGCCGGTCTCGGCGAGACCCGCCTCGGCGAACTGGTGCTCGCGGTCAGCGAATCGGTCACCAACGCCCTGCACCACGGCAGGCCACCGGTGTGGCTACGGCTGTGGCCCGAACACCGCAGGGTCGTCGCCACGGTCACCGACGCGGGCGAGGGGCCGAAGGACCCCTACGCCGGGCTCACTCCGCTCGGGCCGAACAGGGCAGACGGAGGGCTCGGGCTCTGGATCGTGCATCAGGTGTGCGACTACGTGGCGATGCGCCGGCACGAGGACGGCTACACCATCGTCCTCGTCGCCGGCGAACATTCCCGGTGA
- a CDS encoding PspC domain-containing protein → MATTTVVSRSRTDRMIGGVCAGIARRYGWRTRTVRLVFLASCVLPGPQFLLYLVLWAVLPEE, encoded by the coding sequence ATGGCAACCACCACCGTTGTGTCCCGTTCCCGAACCGACCGCATGATCGGTGGCGTCTGCGCGGGCATCGCACGCCGCTACGGATGGAGGACTCGCACCGTGCGGCTGGTCTTCCTCGCCTCGTGTGTGCTGCCGGGACCGCAGTTCCTGCTGTACCTGGTGTTGTGGGCCGTGCTGCCCGAGGAGTGA
- a CDS encoding class I SAM-dependent methyltransferase, translating into MRRESWRDDAARWNARYAATPPAFEPHPLVKQACGVGFPDGPVLELACGRSGSALALAARGRRVLAVDTSDVALRQLRTEAHRRGLGGQLWCVLADARAFVPVRGAFGLVLATLFWDAAVFRSAREAVAPGGLLAWEALAESGEAGATRFRVRPGQLAAELGERWEILAEGEARTPQRHGTCWVLARAALR; encoded by the coding sequence ATGAGGCGTGAATCCTGGCGGGACGACGCGGCGCGATGGAACGCACGTTACGCGGCTACTCCTCCGGCGTTCGAGCCGCATCCGCTCGTGAAACAAGCGTGCGGGGTGGGATTCCCTGACGGGCCTGTGCTGGAGCTGGCGTGCGGCCGATCGGGGAGCGCGCTGGCGCTGGCGGCGCGGGGCCGCCGCGTCCTCGCGGTGGATACCTCCGACGTGGCGTTGCGGCAGCTCCGCACCGAGGCACATCGGCGTGGGCTCGGCGGCCAGCTGTGGTGTGTGCTGGCGGATGCCCGCGCGTTCGTCCCCGTGCGCGGTGCGTTCGGGCTGGTGCTGGCGACGCTGTTCTGGGACGCGGCCGTGTTCCGCTCCGCCCGTGAGGCCGTGGCGCCAGGCGGGCTGCTGGCGTGGGAGGCGCTCGCCGAGTCGGGCGAGGCCGGTGCCACTCGGTTCAGGGTGCGGCCAGGCCAACTCGCGGCCGAACTCGGCGAGCGTTGGGAGATCCTGGCCGAAGGCGAGGCAAGGACGCCGCAGCGGCACGGCACCTGCTGGGTGCTCGCGCGTGCGGCCCTGCGGTGA
- a CDS encoding pentapeptide repeat-containing protein: MEPVAAPEDLRADCSRCAGLCCVALPFQKSAGFPADKDAGDACHHLDVSFRCRVHAELRPKGFTGCTVFDCFGAGQRVTQAFGGRNWRDEPRLAQPMFAAFTVARHLHEILGYLAEALELPAPRLRERVRREFHRIDALAGAEPEKLAATDIAAQRQQVGPLLAEVSQAVRARAGNGRDHRGADLAGRRLRGAALRGSTLRGALLIGADLRRADLRDADFLGADLRDTDLRGADLSGCFFLTQAQLNAAVGDASTRLPERLARPAHW; the protein is encoded by the coding sequence GTGGAGCCGGTAGCGGCGCCGGAGGATTTGCGGGCCGACTGTTCGCGGTGCGCGGGGCTCTGCTGCGTTGCCCTGCCGTTCCAGAAATCGGCGGGGTTCCCTGCCGACAAGGATGCGGGAGACGCCTGCCACCACCTCGACGTGTCATTCCGCTGCCGGGTGCACGCCGAGCTGCGCCCGAAGGGCTTCACCGGGTGCACCGTGTTCGACTGCTTCGGCGCGGGCCAGCGTGTCACCCAGGCTTTCGGTGGCCGGAACTGGCGAGACGAGCCCCGGCTCGCACAGCCGATGTTCGCCGCCTTCACGGTCGCGCGGCATCTTCACGAGATCCTCGGCTACCTCGCCGAAGCGCTGGAGCTTCCCGCCCCGCGACTGCGCGAGCGGGTACGTCGCGAGTTCCACCGCATCGACGCGCTCGCCGGTGCCGAGCCGGAGAAGCTCGCCGCCACCGACATCGCCGCACAACGCCAGCAGGTCGGCCCGCTGCTGGCGGAGGTGAGCCAGGCCGTCAGGGCACGGGCAGGCAACGGCCGGGATCACCGAGGTGCCGACCTGGCCGGACGGCGGCTGCGCGGCGCCGCTCTGCGCGGGTCCACGTTGCGTGGCGCTCTCCTCATCGGCGCCGATCTACGGAGAGCCGATCTGCGGGATGCGGATTTTCTCGGCGCCGATCTGCGCGACACGGATCTTCGGGGGGCTGACCTCTCGGGGTGCTTCTTCCTCACCCAGGCGCAACTCAACGCCGCTGTCGGCGACGCGAGCACCCGGCTTCCCGAGCGGCTGGCGCGCCCTGCCCACTGGTGA